CATCCACGGCACATTACCTTCACCAAACAGCAGGAAGCCGATCATGCCTGCTACCGGTGATTCTTCCGTCCATCCAAAATGAATTTCCGGAGGCTTACCGACCTTGGCCAGTTCCAGAACCACCGCTGCCAGCGTATGTGCGATCGAAGCTGAGCGAGTGATTTTCAGCATATACCGGCCTTCTTCGCTTAACACTTCCAGAACGGGCTGCTGATAAAAATCACTCGCATCATGCAGTTCTACTTCAATAAACAAAATGGGCATATTCTCAGGCAGACGATGCTCCCGGCGTATCATCTTTTCCTTCTCTTCAAGACTGCGTCGGCCTGGACGATGTGGCACCAGAATAGGCCACTCCGATGCACGAATGCTTTCCCATAAAAACCTGGATTGATCATTCGCAAAATCGAAGCCGATAAAGCGGAGCTCGCGTGACCTCACCACACGTGATAGCAGCGATGTCAGAACGATGGCAACAATGAAGAAAAACGCAATCTTGATACCCGATGGCTTTTCAATGATGTTGGCAATCGTGGTGTAAACAAAGACCAACATCACGAGCGTATAGGGAATGGAGAGTCTCTGCAGCCATGTTCCCGTAGCCTGTCGATACTTGCCAATCACCGTGGCCACGCAGGCGCTGGTGATCAGCATCAATACGCCCGTGGCATACGCACCGCCCTGATCATCCACGTTTGCCTTGAACAGAATAGTGACCACGACATTGACACCCGTGAACAAAACCACCAGCCAGCGGGCTGCTCGTGTCCACTCCGGCGCCATGCCATAACGAGGCAAATATTGTGGCACAAGGTTCAACAGCCCAGCCATAGCACTCGCCCCTGCAAACCACAGGATGATCACCGTGCTGATGTCGTAGATCGTCCCGAACACATTTCCAAACAGTGGATTAATCTTCCCCGTTTCCCCTTCAGCATGAGCAATGTAAGCCAACGCGCGATCCTTGGCAGCAGGCTTCTTCACAGACAGTTTTGCTTCATGTAATGTTATTTCCTTCTGCGTGACAGGATCGATGATCGATCCATCTGCCCGGGCATACACCAGTTCGCCAGGCGGAATCAGCATGGCTACCACCAGCGATGAGCTTAGCAACGCAATCGACATGATGGCCGCTGCGGTGATCAACAGCTTGCGTGTGTTGCGTATTCTTCCCGTTGGCTTTTCCACGGTATCAGTTGCATCGCCTTTAACATGCCCCATCACTGCTACACCCGTTTCAAAACCGGAAAGGCCCAACGCCAGCTTGGGAAACAACAGAATCGCGATCGCTATGATTCCCCAGACTTCAGTCGAACGAAAAGGCGTTTCATGCAGATGCCAGGTTCCTGTCTGCACATGCTCCCACCATAGCCGGAAATACTCAGGGTGATTGAGCAGATAGACAAGGCCGGATCCAATGATGATACCGCTCAGCAGCAGATAGATACCCACAATCACGATCGCCACACCAATGACTTCGCGAAA
This genomic window from Planctomycetia bacterium contains:
- a CDS encoding amino acid transporter — encoded protein: MCLTGVDYFSTLGYQPSIAVEAAGVLAPLATLILVLVTLFGALPVYIYVAKHSPHGQGSIGMLEKLVKGWWGKTFVLVMLGFAATDYVITKTLSAADAAEHIVSNPIFFRDQPVPEGLSQQEKQEFEKDQKKQHEKWQIGITIGLLIALGAMFLRGFREVIGVAIVIVGIYLLLSGIIIGSGLVYLLNHPEYFRLWWEHVQTGTWHLHETPFRSTEVWGIIAIAILLFPKLALGLSGFETGVAVMGHVKGDATDTVEKPTGRIRNTRKLLITAAAIMSIALLSSSLVVAMLIPPGELVYARADGSIIDPVTQKEITLHEAKLSVKKPAAKDRALAYIAHAEGETGKINPLFGNVFGTIYDISTVIILWFAGASAMAGLLNLVPQYLPRYGMAPEWTRAARWLVVLFTGVNVVVTILFKANVDDQGGAYATGVLMLITSACVATVIGKYRQATGTWLQRLSIPYTLVMLVFVYTTIANIIEKPSGIKIAFFFIVAIVLTSLLSRVVRSRELRFIGFDFANDQSRFLWESIRASEWPILVPHRPGRRSLEEKEKMIRREHRLPENMPILFIEVELHDASDFYQQPVLEVLSEEGRYMLKITRSASIAHTLAAVVLELAKVGKPPEIHFGWTEESPVAGMIGFLLFGEGNVPWMVHELISEAEPDPAKRPAVMVGGV